A stretch of DNA from Balaenoptera musculus isolate JJ_BM4_2016_0621 chromosome 21, mBalMus1.pri.v3, whole genome shotgun sequence:
ATATCTGTAAGGGTTTTACTTTTCTCTTATAATCCCCCATCCGCACCCCAGAACTATGATTGCATCTCATTAGGATAACAGTCTTTCAGGTATCTTTTCCTTAGTTATTTAAGACATCATGTTTCCATGATAAATCAGGAAAACAAGCAGACTTGCCAGCAAATTCCAAATTATAGATAATAGGTGCCATagtgttttaaatgaattaagcCAGATTAAGGATCTCTTCTGAGCTTTTAGACTCAAGAGCACTCACAGGCAGTTAGTCTAAGCTGAGGCACCCAATTTTGTGGAGTCCAGGTATAGATCAGTAATATAGGGCTAGATTGACTTGGTAGAGAGTCCCAGTTTCTCACCTGTATCCACAAAGGACATAGTCTTTGTAAACTAAATTCAACTCAGGTGTAGTGCTTATCCATATTCTTGCTAGATGGTGGAGATGAGGtagggagggagaaatgaaagcaaaccATCAAGCTGTCTCACCACTTACACACTTAGTTCCTTACCTACAGTATACCTCTGCTGTTTTAAGGTCAGTTTTGCCCTAAATCGAGTAAAGACTATACCAAATTATTATGGGAAATATCCAtactctgagagttaaaaaaaaaacataaagactTCATAAATACTGCATtataggaagagagaaagggagtctTCACTACCAAAGCACATTTCCTTAATCATCGAAGTTTTATATATTACTGAAAACTAAGACTCCTTCTAAGAACTACTTTGAGGTATATAGTTTACTCAAGTCCCAAAGACATTCAGGAAAGGAAAGTGAGACCTTATGACACTAGGGAGGAAGATGAAGTTGTAGCAGAAGTTGTGAAGCatcaaaaatctatttaaaagggGTATTGACAGCATACCCTTGGAAGAGGTTACTATGTTTTTTACAGTAAAATGTTTAGGTTCTATAAAAGGGAATTATTTGTGTTGAGGAGTAAAATATTGAGAATCTCTAAATGATCACAATGTTTCCTCATAGCAGTAGAATATcaaaatcttttttgttgttgttaattgaggttttattttgttagGGTACTTCTGTTGGTCTTCAACCTTTCGttctctcctttctgttttcatctctttCCAGTTATCTGCCATGCAGTTACAATCCTTACATATCATCCCAGATTATTTCCTCTTGCCTGATTccaattttcttccctttctctgtttaCATCTCCTCCCCTCCATGATATTTTCTAGATTTCTTCTATATTTGACCTTTGCATTTCCTTTGTACTCTCTGTGCATGTATTTAATTATGTTGCATATAACTATATTTTCATCTTTGCAACTTGTTGTTTAATCTTTTGATCTTTCtgtgacaaattttttaaaaatttgtcaaatAAATGGGCTTTCTTACTTCTAAAGAAATTGTTTGGATCTGAAAATGAGTCATAAAGAAGTAGTATCTGGGTAGATTTGAaatcaatatgtatttatttatttctcttgacAAGGGATGATAGAAGTTGATAATAAAGCTGGCAgtgtttaatatgtatattttaaatttttagataCAAAGACGTTTCCTTTTGATGCTTTTCCAAGTTTCATTTCAATTTATGCTTAATGGGTGGTTGATAATCTGAATAGATAATGGGCGTTGGAATTGGCAGAAGAATCCACCACTGGCGACAGCATTTCCACCGTCTTCGGCAGGCACCAATTATATCCTCTGTTATCTTGCAGGTGTCTCTTCTGCAAAGGCCAGAGAGATTGAAACAGTGGTTTTCAGCAGAAGCCAAACCACTTCTTACTGTAGAAGAAGAGTCAGTGAGATCATTAGTCCATGAATGGAATGTAAACCTGTAAACTTAAGTGTGAGAGTAGAAGAGTTCTAGGAAGAGCATTTCTACATGGAGAAAAGAAGCTGGACAAAGGGTCCATTCAATTGCTTCATCACATTCACTGACTCCTTTTTACCCAACagccaaaatattaacaaacccctccctccttttcttatATGTTTTTGGCATTTTGTTAATTTAGGCTTCAAAAATAACTTTGGTAAATGTCAAAGTGAAACAACGAGGTGATGGACAAAATATATGTTCTAAATACACCAGTGTCTTCATTATTTTACTCCTTTATATGGATCTTCAACCAATATTTGCCAAATGTCTTCTATTCACCAGGCATTTTTCTTTGTACTAGCAATAGAACAGTGGAAATGGCAGAAATATTCTCACAGCACTTATATTCAGTGAGGAAAATCTGACCATACACAAATAGAATGATACGATAATTTCAGAAAGTGATAAGTGGTTAGAACACAATAATACAATAATGGGCCAGATATAGTCTGGAGGATGGAGTTGATAAAATGGACCGAGAAAGGCTTTCTGAGGATATAGCATTTGAACTGATATGTGAATGCTGAAAATGAAATAGACAAGCAGATATCCACGTGAGGGTATGATAGGCATGTAGAATAGCAGGAGCAAGGTCTCTTGCTTAGTTtatttgaagaacagaaagacCTGTGTGGATGGAgcatattgggaaaaaaataagtttgataAGAAATGAGGTGACCTTGATTAAACAGGATCAAGATCATTTTTGGCTTGTAGGTCATAGGAAGCTTGCAGATTCATATAGCTATCATTGTAGTTGCCTTCCGTCAGCTTCTAtatgctcattctttttttaaaatgtttagcatttcgggacttccctggtggtccagtggtaaagaatatgccttccaatgcaggggacgcgggctcgaaccctggtcggagaactaagatcccacatgccgtggggcaactaagcccgtgcgccacaactacagagcccacgcaccctggatcctgcatgccacaactagagaagagaaaacctgcatgccacaactagagagaagcccacacgcctcaacAAAAGATCCCTcctgcctcaacgaagatcccgcctgccacaactaagacccgacgcagccaaaaataaataaataataaatcttaaaaaaaaaagagaaaagtttaacATTTCACCTCCTCTTTCCTCCTATCCATTTAGATAAGGGGTAGGGGAGGATTTCAGTGAAAAACAGCCTGTGGGTACTCAGTCGTAGTGCAGGTTTATtctaaacaaatagaaaacctCTCAATCTCTTCATGTTTCAATCAGCTCAGAAAGAAGcagaagttattttttctttccaaatgtagATGTGATCTACCTAACTCAAAGGACAGAGAAATTTTCATCATGGAGtgtatcaattagaggaaaagtAAGTTTGTGGACATTCTAAATAATCCTTTCAATTGTATCTAAAAAGTAAATGGTATTAGAAAGCCGAAAATTGGTCATTGTGTCCAGACCATTTTATCCTCCAGATGACTTGTATGGTAGAAaagttaatttaataaataacgCTCTAGTGGTAGAGCTGATGCCACAGTCCTCAAAATAAACTGGCCTTCCAGTAGAAAATCCGCCTAAAACAAGAGTTAGGAAACGGACAGTTAATAGCTTCATTTTGGACTCATCTGTGTGTTGAGAATTTGCATAGTGTCAAGGTTTTACCACTCAAGAAATAATTCAAGGTCCATTTAATAATGTATGGGGTctattaaataagatatttttggTGTCatcacattaattttatttatatttgcctATCGAGGCCATTCCTAGCTAAGAATAATAAGtcaatatttttagatttaaacTTGGTGTTGATGTTCCTGTTTACTGTGACAGAATGACATAGACAATATACCCACTTAGTCAAGTAACTTCAATATGTATTTGCAGgggagaatggaaaagaaaatcaacattgACACctgataaacattattttttaaataagaagagGACAGTATTGCCTTAACCAAGTTAAAGTTTGTCTGAACACAAAAATCCATGTAGTGTTTCATAGTAAAATATCAGCCTCGATCTCatgaagatcagaaagaaaagaagaatgtcCACAGTCAGTACTACATGAATATAGTTCTGAAATTTTTGAACCATGCCATAAGTCATAAGAAGAAAAGTCAGTGATGGCTTGGGCCTActgtttttcctctccttctgtaACTCCCCAGATGCCACTGGAATGATGTAAGTAGCATTTTGAGAGAATCTGTAGGGGTGCCAGAAATCACAGGGTACCATCAATGCATCAGAAACTGAGAAATAACTGAAAGATGCAAACCGAACATGATCAGGTAGAAAGAAAGATTTAAACTTTGGCCAAGATTACGGGTTCAATGCTCTCAAATGACTGCTGTTATAGAAAAAATAGACCCTAGAGAatatctttgaaatatttctgttcttgaaAATGGTAGGGCAATTTCCTAAAATACTCCCTTCTTCAAGGAAAAAAGTCTGTGAACTGAAGCTTGAGCAGTAGGCCCTCTGTATTGGTCAGCTTGGTGGGTGTAGGGCTTTCCGGAAGGTCAGTGCTATTGCCACCAGTCCTAATGGGGGACTGACTCGGGTTTGCCACATTGCCAGTAGGTTTAGGCTGGAACCCAGGAACTGAGACAAAGAAGGGAAGAGGTTTCAGAGCAGTAGCTTTGATTGGTAGCAGAGACACATTCTCAAATGAGACCGTAATAAAATGGCAGGCTGAGTATAAGCAATGAATTCATTATGAAAGAAGATCAGGAAGGCCAGACACCGTGAGTACAAGTTAATGGAATAAATAACACATTTGGATCCTCAGGGACTATTGGAATCGCCCATGTGAGCAAATAATTATGTTCTTGCCCTGACAAAGAGAGCAAGCTGGGTAATTTGTAGATCACAGTTTTTAAGAGCCCCTCAGAGATCTGGGCTCTCAAAGAAAGCTAGTTAACTAAAATCCGAAGTCCTAAGGTCCTACTAAAATGGAGGGGGCGTGACATCACAAAGGTGATGGTGTATGTCTTTCGGGCACTTCTCAAAGGTCTTATATTTATTCTTAGAACACACTAGCTTCCGTTTCCAGACTATCTTCAACTTCTTCTGAAGTTTTACAGACTCTTCTCTTTAAAGGActggaaaatgacaaaatgagTCACAGTTCTTATCCTCACATGAAAtaacacaaatggaaaaaaaagcgTCATTTGCACTCTTTCTTGCTACAAATACTTATTCAGCATATATACATTTGACCAGACACTGTCACTGGATCGGAGATGGAAGTCATTGCCTGCTAGTGTGAACCACATTTTCTTCCACATAAGGATTCATTTTCTCGCCAATAAACTTGACCTTCAAAATAATGATTTGGGGTCACTCCAGCATACTATCACACATAAGGGACTGGTGATTGTAGGCAGTGAAAATGGTAATGCAGTAAAGTTTCCATGGAGatgtatttccatatatatatatgtatatatacacacacacacacatatatgtttatctccccatttccttcacTCCTCAGCTCTTGGTCACCATCATTCTACTCAGTATTTCTATTGAGTTTAACTGTTTTagagtccacatgtaagtgaaatcatgcaacatttatctttctcatttcacttagcataatgtctccaCGTTCATCCACCTTGTtgcaaatatgtatgtatatcaaatcatcatattgtacaccCTAAATACATACAAAGTTTATTtgtcaataaagctggaaaaaacttgtaaaaaaaaaaacccaagcaacCTTATGACCTGATTTGAGTCACAACATTACGATGTTGAAAGTGgacctcatttttttcctgtccGAATCTCaagaacaaagaaacacaaaaccaaGCATTCTCATCGCTGTGTTTCCTTTCTTGGTGAATATGCCCTTTTACTTTATTCAGGAACCCAGTGcatccactcattcattaaaTGTAGTCAGTTACAGCTCTTCCATATTCCTTTCACGTGTCACCTTCTCTTAACCCAGAGTTTACCGTCCAGTTGTTCTGTCTCAGCTCAGTTCCCGCGATCGTTCCCTTCCAGGCTGCGCCTTCCTGTCTGTCTTCTTCGTTGCCCAGAGAGATGTGTCTCAACTCAGACGAGTTTGTCCATTCCATTGTGAGAACGAGCCAGTGCATACAGCCCCTCCTACCTTAGCATGTGCCATCGGGGCACTCATGGGCTGCCTCTGATTCTCCTCACCAGACTGCAGGCGTGATCGCTTCAGCTAACATCACTGGGCTGAACTTATAATCCACCACCATCAATATACCACGGTCATCACATCTCGGCGTCTTTCCTCATGTTATTTCGTTTGTCTGAAGTCCCCTCCACTCTCCTCTCTAGTCCTCAGATTCACTTCACAAATcacttttcatttataaatgtatacaatCATGATTTCTTTTGTAAAGTTGGTGTTATGTTGTGGGTTTTTCGTTTATACTTTGACTAATTTCACAAAAAGAAttagttctctttctctgtaaCCCCGTGTTTCCAGAGAGTCATGCTTTAACTTTTCACTTATTTTGGTATAATCATTTTTCCTATGTT
This window harbors:
- the DEFB109B gene encoding putative beta-defensin 109B produces the protein MLMSLPFSCRSSRRLHVLLSMLLFLTLLSPVRSGLASAENHCFNLSGLCRRDTCKITEDIIGACRRRWKCCRQWWILLPIPTPIIYSDYQPPIKHKLK